From the genome of Streptococcus lutetiensis, one region includes:
- a CDS encoding TfoX/Sxy family protein gives MASSKEYLVFILDKLSEIPEISYRAIMGEYILYYRGKLIGGIYDNRFLIKPTKSATALLPEARLELPYDGAKKMLLVDHLDDKALLSRLLQAVYEELPEPKKKRN, from the coding sequence ATAGCATCGAGTAAAGAATACTTAGTTTTTATATTAGACAAGCTTTCAGAAATTCCAGAGATTTCCTACCGTGCAATCATGGGAGAATATATCCTTTATTATCGTGGTAAGCTCATTGGTGGGATTTATGACAATCGTTTTTTGATTAAACCCACTAAGTCTGCTACTGCTTTATTACCAGAAGCAAGGCTTGAACTTCCCTATGATGGTGCTAAAAAGATGCTTTTAGTTGATCATCTTGATGACAAAGCTTTACTCAGCCGCTTGCTGCAAGCCGTGTACGAAGAACTACCAGAACCTAAGAAAAAAAGAAACTAG
- a CDS encoding heavy-metal-associated domain-containing protein, with amino-acid sequence MQKATIQLETLTCPSCMQKIENGVKSLDGVSKESLKVLFNSSKVRVEFDDEKVSIKDIEHVINKLGYEVLKSQVKNI; translated from the coding sequence ATGCAAAAAGCAACGATTCAATTAGAAACATTAACATGTCCGTCTTGTATGCAAAAAATAGAGAATGGTGTAAAATCTTTGGATGGGGTAAGTAAAGAGAGTTTAAAAGTACTATTTAATTCAAGCAAGGTGAGGGTGGAATTTGACGATGAAAAAGTATCCATAAAAGACATTGAACATGTTATCAACAAATTAGGTTATGAAGTATTAAAATCCCAGGTCAAAAATATTTAA
- a CDS encoding heavy metal translocating P-type ATPase, producing MQKLILGRKNHITIVSAILIIIAYVSKLGFQNEPIAIWSLIIASVLGVIPIAIQAYQALRVKVVSIDVLVTIAVIGAFLIRNYKESAIVTFLFLFGAYLEQRTLNKTRSAIKELTEMAPEVALKQLKNGEFEEVEIDEVDVGDILLVKTGAKIPVDGTVLTGEGHINEASITGEAVPVSKKKDSGVYAGTILENGTIQITADRVGEDTTFGKIIELVEEAQDSKSEAERFIDRFSKYYTPAVLVLSFIVWIFSRDIELAITILVLGCPGALVIGVPVSNVAGIGNGARHGVLLKGSEVISDFSRLDTMVFDKTGTLTIGNPKVADKEIYADNVYEVLGYLASVEKESDHPLAKAVVEYIGDIKLYTIEKTDVVKGGGIVAHVEGHKVAVGNVALMEQENILLSEKARADIARFEKDGNSLVLTSVDGELKALMGIRDQIRPGVKDDLKKLKKLGVKNLVVLSGDNQGTVDLVARELGLTEAHGHMLPEDKSAYIKVLQERDQIVAFVGDGVNDSPSLALAQIGIAMGNGTDVAIETSDVVLMNSDFSRLPHALGLTKATANNMLQNIIIAVGVVLVLLASVFFSDWMNMSIGMLVHEASILVVILNGMRLLRYKL from the coding sequence ATGCAAAAATTAATTTTAGGAAGAAAGAATCATATTACAATAGTAAGTGCAATTTTAATAATAATTGCATATGTTAGTAAATTAGGATTTCAAAACGAACCTATAGCCATATGGTCACTAATAATTGCCTCTGTTTTAGGAGTTATACCGATTGCCATCCAAGCGTATCAAGCACTCAGAGTTAAAGTAGTCAGTATTGATGTGTTAGTGACCATTGCAGTCATTGGCGCGTTTCTAATTAGAAATTATAAGGAGTCAGCAATTGTTACCTTTTTATTTCTATTTGGAGCTTATCTAGAACAAAGAACACTGAATAAAACACGTTCTGCAATAAAAGAATTAACTGAAATGGCGCCTGAAGTTGCTCTAAAGCAACTGAAAAATGGTGAGTTTGAAGAAGTAGAAATAGATGAAGTTGATGTAGGAGATATTTTGCTTGTTAAAACGGGTGCAAAAATCCCAGTTGACGGTACAGTGTTAACAGGAGAAGGGCATATTAATGAAGCAAGTATTACAGGAGAAGCGGTTCCTGTAAGTAAAAAGAAAGATTCGGGGGTATATGCCGGAACAATTTTAGAAAATGGAACTATTCAAATCACTGCTGATCGTGTAGGTGAGGATACTACTTTTGGTAAAATCATTGAGTTGGTTGAAGAAGCACAGGATTCAAAATCAGAAGCAGAACGTTTCATTGATAGATTTTCTAAATACTACACACCAGCTGTTTTAGTTCTCTCTTTTATTGTATGGATATTTTCAAGGGATATTGAACTTGCAATTACAATATTAGTTTTAGGATGTCCAGGAGCATTGGTAATCGGTGTACCGGTTTCAAACGTCGCGGGGATTGGCAATGGAGCACGTCATGGAGTCCTTCTAAAAGGTAGCGAGGTTATTAGTGACTTTAGCAGACTAGATACCATGGTATTTGACAAAACAGGTACATTAACAATAGGAAATCCCAAAGTAGCTGATAAAGAAATTTATGCAGATAATGTATATGAAGTATTAGGGTATCTAGCAAGTGTTGAAAAGGAATCAGATCATCCATTAGCAAAAGCAGTTGTAGAATATATTGGAGATATAAAATTATATACAATTGAAAAAACAGATGTTGTAAAAGGTGGAGGAATTGTAGCTCATGTAGAAGGTCATAAAGTTGCAGTCGGTAATGTGGCACTAATGGAGCAAGAAAACATTCTTTTAAGTGAAAAAGCTCGTGCAGATATTGCCAGATTTGAGAAAGATGGAAATTCACTTGTTTTAACATCAGTTGATGGTGAATTAAAAGCATTGATGGGTATTCGTGATCAAATTCGCCCGGGTGTAAAAGATGATCTTAAAAAGTTGAAAAAACTTGGTGTTAAAAATCTAGTAGTTCTTTCTGGTGATAACCAAGGAACAGTTGATTTAGTAGCACGTGAACTAGGTCTTACAGAGGCCCACGGGCATATGTTGCCGGAAGATAAATCAGCATATATTAAAGTACTGCAAGAAAGAGATCAAATTGTTGCATTTGTTGGGGACGGAGTAAATGATAGTCCTTCACTAGCTCTAGCACAAATTGGAATTGCTATGGGAAATGGAACAGATGTAGCAATCGAAACTTCAGATGTTGTTTTAATGAATTCAGATTTCAGCCGCTTGCCACATGCATTAGGTTTAACAAAAGCAACCGCTAATAACATGCTTCAAAATATTATTATTGCAGTAGGGGTTGTATTAGTCCTTCTTGCCAGCGTATTTTTTAGTGATTGGATGAATATGTCAATCGGAATGTTAGTACACGAAGCAAGCATATTAGTGGTCATTTTAAATGGCATGAGGTTGCTACGCTACAAACTATGA
- a CDS encoding Crp/Fnr family transcriptional regulator: protein MSKKDSKQDIRKKLYNPSSHIHHHKHEAGSQVSCISVVPIFNHLEEEQMEEIMKVMKSISYKKGEVLYREGDTSNVLYVVSNGKIRIYRLSESGKEQLLRILNPGDFTGELALFRESIHEAYAEAMIDTDVCMISKNDLQEFLLKYPTISLKILAEFSNRLEISEKQITRFVTEKVEARLALFLAECTDGGDSPTEIELPMSKKDLASYLGTTPETISRTLADFEEAGYIKQKRNRKIEILDLDGLLLI, encoded by the coding sequence ATGTCGAAAAAGGATTCCAAGCAAGATATAAGAAAAAAACTCTATAATCCTTCCTCACACATTCATCATCACAAACATGAGGCAGGTTCACAGGTTTCATGTATCAGTGTTGTTCCAATCTTTAATCATCTAGAAGAAGAACAGATGGAAGAAATTATGAAAGTCATGAAGTCAATTTCATATAAAAAGGGTGAAGTGCTTTATCGAGAAGGAGATACATCTAATGTCTTATATGTTGTAAGTAATGGTAAAATTAGAATCTACCGTTTATCTGAGTCTGGAAAAGAGCAATTATTGAGAATTTTAAATCCAGGAGATTTTACAGGAGAATTAGCTCTGTTTCGCGAATCAATCCATGAAGCGTATGCAGAAGCGATGATTGATACCGATGTATGTATGATTAGTAAAAATGACTTACAAGAATTTTTATTAAAGTACCCTACGATATCTTTGAAGATTTTAGCTGAGTTTTCTAACCGACTGGAAATATCAGAAAAACAAATAACTAGATTTGTCACCGAGAAAGTGGAGGCTAGATTAGCGTTGTTTCTTGCAGAGTGTACAGATGGCGGAGATAGTCCAACAGAAATTGAATTACCAATGAGTAAAAAGGATTTAGCCTCTTATTTAGGAACGACACCAGAAACGATAAGTAGAACGTTGGCTGATTTTGAAGAGGCAGGTTATATAAAGCAAAAAAGAAACAGAAAGATTGAGATTTTAGATTTAGATGGTTTGTTGCTGATATAG
- the rlmD gene encoding 23S rRNA (uracil(1939)-C(5))-methyltransferase RlmD produces MLEKNSIVEVEITDLSHEGAGVAKVDGFVFFVENALPGEKIKMRVLKVKKNIGFGKVEEYLTISKHRNQDLNVDYLRTGIADFGHLAYAEQLKFKRKQVADNLYKTAGISDVEVLETLGMEHPYAYRNKAQVPVRRVNGQLETGFFRKHSHDLMPISDFYIQNKEIDRLINFTRDLLRRFDLKPYDEKEETGLIRTLMVRRGHYSGEMMLVFVTTRPKIFRIEQIIEKIVVEFPAVKSIIQNINDKNTNAIFGKEFRTLYGKDTIVDSMLGNQYEISARSFYQVNTEMAEKLYQIAIDFSDLTADDIVIDAYSGIGTIGLSFAKNVKAVYGVEVIEEAVEDAKRNAALNGITNAHYVADSAEHAMATWSKNGIKPSVILVDPPRKGLTENFIKASVAMQPEKVTYISCNPATMARDIKLYQEFGYKLQKVQPVDLFPNTHHVETVVLMSRVNN; encoded by the coding sequence ATGTTAGAAAAAAATAGCATTGTAGAGGTTGAAATCACAGATTTATCACACGAAGGAGCAGGGGTTGCCAAAGTTGATGGCTTCGTCTTTTTTGTTGAAAATGCTCTTCCAGGTGAAAAAATCAAGATGCGCGTCTTGAAAGTGAAGAAAAATATTGGTTTTGGTAAGGTTGAAGAATACCTCACTATTTCTAAACACCGTAACCAAGATTTGAATGTGGATTACTTGCGTACAGGAATTGCGGATTTTGGACACTTGGCTTACGCTGAACAGTTGAAATTCAAACGCAAACAAGTTGCTGATAACTTGTACAAAACAGCTGGTATTTCAGATGTTGAAGTGTTAGAAACACTTGGGATGGAGCATCCTTACGCCTACCGTAACAAAGCACAAGTACCAGTTCGTCGTGTTAATGGGCAGTTGGAAACTGGCTTTTTCCGCAAACATTCACATGACTTGATGCCAATTTCTGATTTTTACATTCAAAATAAAGAAATTGACCGTTTGATTAATTTCACCCGTGATTTGCTTCGTCGTTTTGACCTTAAACCATACGATGAAAAAGAGGAAACTGGTTTAATTCGTACCTTGATGGTTCGTCGTGGACACTACTCTGGTGAAATGATGCTTGTTTTTGTCACAACACGTCCGAAAATTTTCCGCATCGAGCAAATCATCGAAAAAATTGTCGTAGAATTTCCAGCGGTGAAATCAATCATCCAAAACATTAACGATAAAAATACCAATGCCATTTTCGGCAAGGAATTTAGAACGCTTTATGGTAAAGACACGATTGTTGACAGCATGCTTGGCAATCAATATGAAATTTCAGCACGTTCATTCTATCAAGTGAACACTGAAATGGCTGAAAAACTTTACCAAATAGCCATTGATTTTTCTGATTTGACAGCTGATGATATCGTGATTGATGCTTATTCTGGTATTGGAACTATCGGTCTTTCATTTGCGAAAAATGTTAAAGCAGTTTACGGTGTTGAAGTGATTGAAGAAGCTGTTGAAGATGCAAAACGCAATGCTGCGCTTAATGGCATTACCAATGCGCATTATGTGGCAGATTCAGCAGAGCATGCTATGGCAACATGGAGTAAAAATGGTATCAAACCAAGCGTTATCTTGGTTGACCCACCACGTAAAGGTTTGACAGAAAACTTCATCAAAGCAAGCGTAGCTATGCAGCCAGAAAAAGTTACTTACATCTCATGTAACCCAGCAACCATGGCGCGTGACATCAAGCTCTACCAAGAATTCGGCTACAAACTCCAAAAAGTACAGCCAGTGGATTTGTTCCCGAATACACACCATGTTGAGACGGTAGTATTGATGTCAAGGGTGAATAATTAA